In Oryza sativa Japonica Group chromosome 3, ASM3414082v1, one DNA window encodes the following:
- the LOC9272317 gene encoding IQ domain-containing protein IQM2 has protein sequence MGVLFSCPVDDYDALEESAAAAAAASSESNSGGGKPAAILKALGSGKLLIEGSLSFKRDQQMSPTSLLQVETEISIKPAAADIAAAPRARFAADGGAAAAESPKHEAAAVKLQKVYKSFRTRRQLADCAVLVEQSWWKLLDFALLKRSSVSFFDIEKQETAVSRWSRARTRAAKVGKGLSKDEKAQKLALQHWLEAIDPRHRYGHNLHYYYDTWLHCESKQPFFYWLDVGEGKEINLEGKCSRSKLLSQCIKYLGPKEREDYEVILEDGKFLYKKSRQILDTSCGPRDAKWIFVLSTSKSLYVGQKKKGKFQHSSFLAGGATSAAGRLVVENGTLKAIWPHSGHYRPTEENFEEFKSFLNDNSVDLTDVKMSPAEEDEEFWGSLKRISSESYPKNTATDNSEDQAAEAEETGNSQMPRVSDEPTCAEIDGCDEPAATRRVDSSSAVAAAAENTEAEEEDQEGGGEQAPVPREKILERINSKKGMRSYQLGKQLSFRWTTGAGPRIGCVRDYPSELQLRALEQVNLSPRSAAAASASSRFSSPQRRSFNGAAAPATPREALRPSPLQHGLVATVAAAD, from the exons ATGGGCGTCCTCTTCTCGTGCCCCGTCGATGACTACGACGCATTGGAGgagagcgccgcggcggcggcggcggcgtcgtcggagtcgaactccggcggcggcaagccggcGGCGATCCTGAAGGCGTTGGGATCCGGGAAGCTGCTCATCGAAGGGTCGCTCAGCTTCAAGCGTGACCAGCAGATGAGCCCCACCTCCCTCCTCCAGGTGGAGACCGAGATCTCCATCaagcctgccgccgccgacatTGCCGCCGCGCCAAGGGcgaggttcgccgccgacggcggcgcggcggcggcggagagcccgaagcacgaggcggcggcggtgaagctgCAGAAGGTGTACAAGAGCTTCCGGACGCGGCGGCAGCTCGCGGACTGCGCCGTGCTGGTGGAGCAGAGCTGGTGGAAGCTCCTCGACTTCGCCCTCCTCAAGCGGAGCTCCGTCTCCTTCTTCGACATCGAGAAGCAGGAGACGGCCGTCTCCAGATGGTCCAGAGCAAGAACCCGAGCTGCCAAG GTCGGGAAGGGATTGTCCAAGGATGAAAAGGCACAGAAACTCGCATTACAGCACTGGCTCGAAGCG ATTGACCCGCGCCACCGGTATGGTCACAACCTTCACTACTACTATGATACCTGGCTCCACTGCGAGAGCAAGCAGCCTTTCTTCTACTG GCTTGATGTGGGAGAAGGGAAAGAGATCAATCTTGAGGGCAAGTGCTCCAGGTCGAAGCTTTTGAGCCAATGCATCAAGTACCTTGGTCCT aaagaaagagaggactATGAAGTTATACTTGAGGATGGCAAGTTCTTGTACAAGAAAAGCCGGCAAATCCTCGATACCTCTTGTGGGCCAAGAGATGCAAAGTGGATCTTTGTTCTTAGCACATCAAAGAGCTTGTATGTTGGCCAG AAGAAGAAAGGCAAATTTCAACATTCAAGCTTCCTTGCTGGAGGGGCGACTTCTGCTGCCGGGCGATTGGTGGTTGAAAATGGAACCTTAAAG GCTATTTGGCCACATAGTGGACACTACCGCCCAACTGAGGAGAACTTCGAGGAGTTCAAGAGCTTCCTGAACGACAACTCTGTCGATCTCACCGATGTTAAG ATGAGCCCAGCAGAGGAGGACGAGGAATTCTGGGGTAGCCTGAAAAGGATCAGTTCAGAGAGCTACCCCAAGAACACTGCCACTGACAACTCTGAAGACCAAGCCGCTGAAGCTGAAGAAACCGGCAATTCCCAGATGCCTCGAGTCTCTGACGAACCAACCTGTGCAGAGATCGACGGCTGCGACgaaccggcggcgacgaggagggtaGATTCGTCGtcagctgttgctgctgctgctgagaaCACTGAAGCCGAGGAGGAGGatcaagaaggcggcggcgagcaggcgcCGGTGCCGAGGGAGAAGATCCTGGAGAGGATCAACTCCAAGAAGGGGATGAGGTCGTATCAGCTCGGGAAGCAGCTCTCCTTCCGGTGGACGACCGGCGCCGGGCCGCGGATCGGGTGCGTGCGCGACTACCCGTCGGAGCTGCAGCTGCGGGCGCTGGAGCAGGTCAACCTGTCGccgaggagcgccgccgccgcgtccgcgtccTCCCGGTTCTCGTCGCCGCAGCGCCGGAGCttcaacggcgcggcggcgcccgccacGCCGAGGGAGGCGCTCCGGCCGTCGCCCCTGCAGCATGGGCTGGTAGCCACCGTCGCTGCGGCTGACTGA
- the LOC9268085 gene encoding serine/arginine-rich SC35-like splicing factor SCL33 isoform X2, with protein MSTREPRGFGFIQYYDPEDAADAKYHMDGQILLGREVTVVFAEENRKKPSEMRARERVGSRDRSYDRRSRSPRYSRSRSPVYSPRSRSRSRSYSPAPKRKHYSRSPARRERSLSRSPADSRSRSRSLSDDRRSKSPDRERSLSVSR; from the exons ATGAGTACAAG GGAGCCTCGAGGATTTGGGTTCATCCAATATTATGATCCTGAGGATGCTGCTGATGCAAAATACCACATGGATGGGCAAATTCTTCTTGGCAGGGAAGTTACTGTTGTATTTGCTGAGGAGAACAGAAAGAAACCATCTGAGATGAGGGCTAGGGAAAGAGTCGG TAGCAGGGACCGTTCTTATGATCGCAGGTCGCGCTCTCCTAGATACTCCCGCTCAAGGTCACCTGTGTACTCTCCAAGATCACGGTCCCGTAGTCGAAGCTACTCACCTGCACCTAAGAGAAAGCACTATTCAAG GTCTCCTGCCCGTCGGGAGAGATCTCTGTCGCGCTCACCAGCGGACAGCAGATCACGAAGTAGAAGCCTCTCTGATGACCGCCGCAGCAAGTCACCTGACAGGGAGAGGTCTCTTTCTGTTAGCCGGTGA
- the LOC9268085 gene encoding serine/arginine-rich SC35-like splicing factor SCL33 isoform X1, translated as MGRGYDYGPSPPREYRRRARSPSPRGRYGGRDRDLPTSLLVRNLRRDCRPDDLRRPFGKFGRVKDIYLPRDYYTGEPRGFGFIQYYDPEDAADAKYHMDGQILLGREVTVVFAEENRKKPSEMRARERVGSRDRSYDRRSRSPRYSRSRSPVYSPRSRSRSRSYSPAPKRKHYSRSPARRERSLSRSPADSRSRSRSLSDDRRSKSPDRERSLSVSR; from the exons ATGGGAAGAGGCTATGATTATGGTCCATCACCGCCAAGAGAATACAGGAGAAGAGCCCGCAGCCCAAGTCCTCGTGGGCGCTATGGAGGCCGTGACAGGGATCTCCCAACTAGTCTTTTGGTGAGGAATCTTCGCCGTGACTGTAG GCCTGATGATCTACGAAGACCATTTGGAAAATTTGGTCGTGTCAAAGATATATATCTTCCAAGAGATTATTACACTGG GGAGCCTCGAGGATTTGGGTTCATCCAATATTATGATCCTGAGGATGCTGCTGATGCAAAATACCACATGGATGGGCAAATTCTTCTTGGCAGGGAAGTTACTGTTGTATTTGCTGAGGAGAACAGAAAGAAACCATCTGAGATGAGGGCTAGGGAAAGAGTCGG TAGCAGGGACCGTTCTTATGATCGCAGGTCGCGCTCTCCTAGATACTCCCGCTCAAGGTCACCTGTGTACTCTCCAAGATCACGGTCCCGTAGTCGAAGCTACTCACCTGCACCTAAGAGAAAGCACTATTCAAG GTCTCCTGCCCGTCGGGAGAGATCTCTGTCGCGCTCACCAGCGGACAGCAGATCACGAAGTAGAAGCCTCTCTGATGACCGCCGCAGCAAGTCACCTGACAGGGAGAGGTCTCTTTCTGTTAGCCGGTGA